A genomic stretch from Hymenobacter psoromatis includes:
- a CDS encoding DNA-binding protein codes for MATTPTPQKILARQHEIYADYLREIDRHLADLVAGRATEMFEIRDLAGVLCIHPTHLSNTVKLVTGHAPCYDFQRRILAVAQQLLRDTDQPVAAIAGTLTYDPANFTKFFKRFGGCTPKQYREQVRAGQRELAELLTI; via the coding sequence ATGGCAACGACTCCCACTCCCCAGAAAATACTGGCCCGCCAGCACGAAATCTACGCCGATTACCTACGCGAAATCGACCGGCACCTAGCCGACCTCGTGGCCGGGCGGGCCACGGAAATGTTTGAAATCCGCGACCTGGCCGGGGTGCTCTGCATTCACCCTACCCACCTCAGCAACACCGTGAAGCTGGTGACGGGCCACGCGCCCTGCTACGATTTTCAGCGGCGCATCCTGGCCGTGGCCCAGCAGTTGCTGCGCGATACCGACCAGCCCGTGGCCGCCATCGCCGGTACGCTCACCTACGACCCGGCCAATTTCACCAAGTTTTTCAAGCGTTTCGGCGGCTGCACGCCCAAGCAATACCGCGAGCAGGTGCGCGCCGGGCAGCGTGAGCTAGCGGAACTATTAACCATTTAA
- a CDS encoding short-chain dehydrogenase, producing MSTSKIALVTGGSRGLGKSMALNLAKKGIDVLLTYHSQQAEAEAVVAEIKAQGHQAAALQLDAGNAASFDAFFEQVKTTLHDTFQAEQFQFLINNAGTSLHANFADTTEAQFDEVMNVHLKGPFFLTQKALPLLADGGRIINISSGLARFSFPGSSAYAAMKGAIEVLTRYQAKELGARGITANVVAPGAIATDFSGGMVRDNPEVNAMVAGMTALGRVGEPEDIGPIVAFLCTDDARWIAAQRIEASGGTLV from the coding sequence ATGAGCACTTCCAAAATAGCCCTCGTCACGGGCGGCAGCCGCGGCCTCGGCAAAAGCATGGCCCTGAACCTGGCCAAAAAAGGCATCGACGTGCTGCTGACTTACCACAGCCAGCAAGCCGAAGCTGAGGCCGTAGTAGCCGAAATCAAGGCCCAGGGCCACCAGGCCGCCGCCTTGCAGCTCGACGCGGGCAACGCCGCCAGCTTCGACGCCTTTTTCGAGCAGGTGAAAACCACCCTGCACGATACCTTTCAGGCTGAGCAGTTTCAGTTTCTGATTAACAACGCGGGCACGTCGCTGCACGCCAACTTTGCCGACACCACCGAGGCGCAGTTTGATGAGGTAATGAACGTGCATCTCAAAGGCCCGTTCTTCCTCACCCAAAAGGCCCTACCCCTGCTGGCCGACGGCGGTCGCATCATCAACATCTCGTCGGGTCTGGCGCGCTTCAGCTTTCCCGGCTCGTCGGCCTACGCGGCCATGAAGGGCGCCATTGAAGTACTAACCCGCTACCAGGCCAAGGAGCTAGGCGCGCGCGGTATCACGGCCAACGTGGTAGCGCCCGGTGCCATCGCCACCGATTTCAGCGGCGGCATGGTGCGCGACAATCCTGAGGTAAACGCGATGGTGGCCGGCATGACGGCCCTGGGCCGGGTAGGCGAGCCCGAAGACATCGGCCCCATTGTGGCCTTCCTCTGCACCGACGATGCCCGCTGGATTGCGGCCCAGCGTATTGAAGCATCGGGCGGCACGCTCGTGTAG